One Bdellovibrio bacteriovorus str. Tiberius DNA segment encodes these proteins:
- a CDS encoding C1 family peptidase, translated as MAIGVESLYTGVIVKLLVTRLLLTLGLLCSFFLEMALAKQVDLRPLQTEVKDQKRRDTCAYFAVSALIESTIKGFTGQDYDISEEYEIYRHKVQSPWRPEVEFGNTYQLLLNFSNGNNLYLEKDLPYQESSLDFTKPFTPEQTSFFDLRQQQVTRVDYRSIRTKIITQMWVRKPWSELFIQELDAKRPVVVTLKVSLSHINDQKGTFTFSPQINADCDSGKINCGGHAVLIVGYDDEQKVFMFKNSWGPKWGNQGYGFVTFDHVDGYSDQPLTAYFDKLTGPMVRVTEP; from the coding sequence TTGGCAATCGGGGTTGAATCCCTTTACACCGGAGTGATTGTGAAGTTGTTAGTAACCCGTCTTTTGTTGACGCTGGGCCTGCTGTGCTCATTCTTTTTGGAAATGGCCCTGGCCAAACAAGTGGACCTGCGCCCACTGCAAACCGAGGTCAAAGATCAAAAACGCCGCGACACTTGTGCGTATTTTGCCGTGTCGGCATTGATTGAATCCACCATCAAAGGCTTCACCGGCCAGGACTATGACATTTCGGAAGAGTACGAAATCTATCGCCACAAGGTGCAGTCCCCGTGGCGTCCTGAGGTGGAGTTCGGTAACACCTATCAATTGCTTTTGAATTTTTCCAACGGCAACAACCTGTATCTGGAAAAAGACCTGCCTTATCAGGAAAGCAGCCTGGATTTCACCAAGCCCTTCACTCCCGAGCAAACCAGCTTCTTTGATCTGCGCCAGCAACAAGTCACCCGTGTCGACTATCGCAGTATTCGCACCAAAATCATCACCCAGATGTGGGTGCGCAAACCCTGGTCAGAACTTTTCATCCAGGAACTGGATGCCAAGCGCCCGGTGGTTGTGACTTTGAAGGTATCCCTGTCCCACATCAACGACCAAAAAGGCACTTTCACGTTCAGCCCGCAAATCAATGCTGACTGTGACAGCGGTAAAATCAACTGCGGCGGCCACGCTGTTTTGATTGTTGGATATGACGACGAACAAAAAGTGTTTATGTTTAAAAACTCGTGGGGTCCAAAATGGGGCAACCAGGGATATGGCTTTGTGACCTTCGATCACGTTGATGGTTATTCAGATCAACCACTGACAGCGTATTTTGACAAACTCACCGGTCCCATGGTGAGAGTCACCGAACCCTAG
- a CDS encoding RlmE family RNA methyltransferase, protein MTYNPRDHYFRKAKQENFAARSVFKLEEIDQKFKMFKPGQVVLDLGASPGSWSQYASKMAGERGRVLGVDLSPVTVKLKNAVFIQADLRDLNLEDIFKEHGFVPPFDIVMSDMAPKTTGIRMTDQARSMELCELALDVARRFLKKDGHFVCKLFHSDDFGKLRDEMKKTFAKVEAVKPDSTRKISKEIFLVGLSKK, encoded by the coding sequence ATGACTTACAATCCTCGCGATCACTACTTCAGAAAAGCAAAGCAGGAAAACTTTGCGGCTCGTTCCGTCTTCAAACTTGAAGAGATCGACCAGAAATTCAAAATGTTCAAGCCCGGTCAGGTGGTACTTGATCTGGGGGCTTCTCCGGGATCCTGGTCACAGTATGCTTCCAAGATGGCAGGCGAAAGAGGCCGTGTCCTGGGTGTGGACCTGAGCCCCGTGACCGTGAAATTGAAGAACGCTGTTTTCATCCAAGCCGATCTTCGCGATTTGAATTTGGAAGACATCTTCAAAGAACATGGTTTCGTACCTCCCTTTGATATCGTGATGTCAGACATGGCACCAAAGACCACGGGCATTCGCATGACCGATCAGGCAAGGTCCATGGAACTTTGTGAGCTGGCTTTGGACGTCGCTCGTCGCTTCCTGAAAAAAGACGGGCATTTCGTGTGCAAGCTCTTCCACAGTGATGACTTCGGCAAACTTCGTGATGAAATGAAAAAGACCTTCGCCAAAGTTGAAGCGGTGAAGCCGGACTCCACCCGCAAGATTTCCAAAGAGATCTTCCTCGTAGGCCTTAGTAAAAAATGA
- a CDS encoding VOC family protein: protein MAHESQTQRISDWHRSTFGGHITSNARDIDTRDFTPSAKDSDVHFQVDGLKVLLNELAGKGIQIEDQVIENDFGSFAWIQDPQGQRVELWEPAPWQNNLINLPEPD from the coding sequence ATGGCACATGAATCTCAAACACAGCGAATTTCTGACTGGCACCGATCCACATTCGGCGGACATATCACCAGCAACGCCCGCGACATTGACACGCGTGACTTCACGCCGTCAGCCAAAGACTCGGATGTGCATTTTCAGGTCGACGGATTGAAGGTGCTCTTGAATGAACTTGCCGGAAAGGGCATTCAAATCGAGGATCAGGTGATAGAAAATGACTTTGGATCTTTTGCCTGGATTCAGGATCCCCAGGGCCAGCGGGTCGAATTGTGGGAACCCGCCCCTTGGCAGAACAATCTGATCAATCTGCCCGAGCCGGACTGA
- a CDS encoding MarR family winged helix-turn-helix transcriptional regulator — MSNTYSEYRSEVGEVMDYIRHIFKALRVSSSQFEKDLGLSAAQIFVMKKLKEEPGLSINDLALRTTTHQSSVSVVVKKLEEQGLVSRTISKEDSRKVVVSLTPSGLEKLSEIPRTIQEHMIETLQNMPPEKTASLAILMREFVTEAGIVEAPAPMFGEDNGR, encoded by the coding sequence ATGAGTAATACTTATTCCGAGTACAGGTCCGAGGTGGGTGAAGTCATGGACTATATCCGCCATATCTTCAAAGCCCTTCGCGTGTCTTCCAGTCAGTTCGAGAAAGATCTAGGTTTGAGTGCCGCACAGATTTTTGTGATGAAGAAACTCAAAGAAGAACCAGGGCTTTCCATCAATGACCTGGCATTGAGGACCACCACGCATCAAAGCTCCGTTTCTGTGGTGGTCAAGAAGCTCGAAGAGCAAGGCCTTGTATCCCGCACTATCTCGAAAGAAGACTCCCGTAAAGTGGTTGTATCGCTCACTCCCTCCGGTCTGGAAAAACTCAGCGAAATCCCCCGCACCATTCAAGAACACATGATTGAAACCCTTCAGAATATGCCACCGGAAAAAACCGCGTCTTTGGCAATTCTGATGCGTGAATTCGTCACCGAAGCCGGTATTGTGGAAGCCCCAGCGCCGATGTTTGGTGAAGACAACGGCCGCTAG
- a CDS encoding substrate-binding periplasmic protein gives MSRFLVLLGVWWFAMSARAEKIVFATYDDIPPKVYREGTELKGTYIEIIREICKRMNVEPVFETYPWPRAEVMTETGKVDALFPPFMTDERKKVYYFTEEPVTYTRNMAFALKKRKVKVTGLEDFKKLTVGVNDRYSYGPVFDAFKKKLRLDHSTTQEMLVKKLSASDVKRVDVVIASEEAFWFLVKRMGYKDVFEQVYVVSENPSYVVFSKAAGKSHQQMAERFNKTLVQFKKEGGVKRINDKYLK, from the coding sequence ATGTCCCGCTTTTTGGTATTGCTGGGGGTGTGGTGGTTTGCCATGTCGGCCCGGGCAGAAAAAATTGTCTTTGCCACCTATGATGATATTCCGCCGAAGGTTTATCGCGAAGGAACGGAGCTCAAAGGCACCTACATCGAAATTATCCGTGAAATCTGCAAACGCATGAATGTCGAACCGGTGTTTGAAACTTACCCCTGGCCCCGGGCCGAAGTGATGACTGAAACCGGCAAAGTCGATGCCTTGTTTCCGCCATTCATGACCGACGAACGCAAAAAAGTTTATTACTTCACCGAAGAGCCGGTCACATACACCCGCAACATGGCTTTCGCTCTGAAAAAGCGCAAGGTGAAGGTCACCGGCCTTGAGGACTTCAAAAAACTGACGGTCGGGGTGAATGACCGTTATTCCTATGGGCCGGTCTTTGATGCCTTCAAGAAAAAGCTGCGCCTGGATCACAGCACCACTCAAGAGATGCTGGTGAAAAAGCTCAGCGCCTCAGATGTGAAGCGTGTTGATGTGGTCATCGCATCTGAAGAAGCCTTCTGGTTTCTGGTCAAGAGGATGGGGTACAAGGACGTGTTTGAACAGGTTTATGTTGTTTCGGAAAACCCGTCCTATGTGGTCTTTTCAAAAGCGGCGGGCAAAAGCCATCAGCAGATGGCAGAGCGATTCAATAAAACTCTGGTACAGTTTAAAAAAGAAGGCGGAGTCAAAAGGATCAATGATAAGTATCTGAAGTGA
- a CDS encoding RluA family pseudouridine synthase has product MIQIVFENTHFIICDKLAGVLSTPSRFEEDDARLCLGTALQKEKGIQIYPVNRLDFEVSGLVVYAKTADAHRKANAWFEHKTVKKTYRALTTGQSYAHIPANVPNEKLKLSPQVGNTFEWRCRLLRGKRRAYESPQGKECLTVAAFRGMQGEYQVWDLNPVTGRSHQLRFDLSRHGFPIVGDTLYGSTVELSANRIALRSYRIDFANANGAAALGLPEFIEISSS; this is encoded by the coding sequence ATGATTCAGATCGTATTTGAGAATACTCACTTTATCATCTGTGACAAACTGGCAGGTGTGCTTTCCACACCCAGCCGCTTTGAAGAAGATGATGCCCGTCTGTGCCTGGGAACAGCGTTGCAGAAGGAAAAGGGGATTCAGATTTATCCGGTGAACCGACTGGATTTCGAAGTGTCAGGCCTGGTGGTTTATGCCAAGACCGCAGACGCCCATCGCAAAGCCAATGCGTGGTTTGAACACAAGACCGTAAAAAAAACTTATCGCGCTTTGACCACCGGTCAGAGCTACGCGCACATTCCCGCCAACGTTCCGAATGAAAAACTGAAACTCAGCCCGCAAGTGGGGAACACATTTGAGTGGCGCTGTCGTTTGCTGCGTGGAAAGCGTCGGGCGTATGAAAGCCCTCAAGGCAAGGAATGCCTTACTGTCGCGGCTTTCCGGGGCATGCAGGGTGAATATCAGGTCTGGGATTTGAATCCTGTTACTGGACGTTCGCACCAATTGCGTTTTGATTTAAGTCGCCATGGGTTTCCGATTGTGGGCGACACACTTTATGGATCAACTGTGGAGCTTTCTGCCAATCGCATCGCTCTTCGCTCGTACAGAATTGATTTTGCGAACGCAAATGGAGCCGCAGCTCTAGGCTTGCCGGAGTTCATTGAGATCTCTTCGTCGTAG
- a CDS encoding HD domain-containing protein, with translation MSAFQEKHWHHMFSNKARVLYPSSDPAHDYLHIMRVVHTAKQLCQAEHARWEVVMPAAFFHDYINVPKNDPRRPYASKLSGEAAIEYLKSVQYPEEYFNDIRHAIEAHSYSAAIKPETLEARIVQDADRLDSLGAIGIARCFAVTTQLSRPFYAEEDPWAEGRELDDKSYGIDHFFLKLFKLVDHLNTPTAKKEGEHRVAFIRTYLDQIKREI, from the coding sequence ATGAGTGCATTTCAGGAAAAACACTGGCATCACATGTTCAGCAACAAGGCCCGGGTTCTTTACCCGAGCTCGGATCCTGCGCATGACTATCTTCATATTATGCGTGTCGTACACACTGCCAAGCAGTTGTGTCAGGCCGAACACGCCCGCTGGGAAGTCGTGATGCCCGCAGCGTTCTTTCATGATTATATCAACGTTCCCAAAAATGACCCGCGCAGGCCGTACGCTTCAAAGCTTTCCGGAGAAGCGGCGATTGAATATCTGAAGTCGGTGCAATACCCGGAAGAATACTTCAATGACATCCGCCACGCCATCGAGGCACACAGCTATAGCGCCGCCATTAAGCCCGAAACCCTGGAAGCGCGCATCGTTCAGGATGCTGACCGTCTGGACAGCCTGGGGGCCATTGGCATCGCTCGCTGCTTTGCCGTGACGACCCAGCTCAGCCGCCCCTTCTATGCCGAAGAAGACCCGTGGGCTGAAGGCCGCGAACTGGATGACAAAAGTTATGGGATTGATCATTTCTTTTTGAAACTGTTCAAACTGGTGGATCACCTGAACACACCCACCGCAAAAAAAGAAGGCGAACATCGTGTCGCCTTCATCAGAACATATCTGGATCAGATCAAAAGGGAAATCTAG